One Colius striatus isolate bColStr4 unplaced genomic scaffold, bColStr4.1.hap1 scaffold_40, whole genome shotgun sequence genomic window carries:
- the LOC133629366 gene encoding acrosin-like, with amino-acid sequence MKVLIVLVLLGLCCWPVSASVQSCGRSCGTRPLAEHHGVLRVVGGSDASPGAWPWIVSIQLPGAAGSGHICGGSLIHPRWVLTAGHCFDKYRNVPTWRMVFGATRLSELGPEAQVRKSKRLLIHESYRSGAFENDIALLELDEPVQCSDYVQLACVTHFSDVVVSQLTDCRVAGWGYTAEGSAETSDVLQEAKVRLINVKLCNSSEWYGGAVRSYNLCAGYPRGGIDTCQGDSGGPLVCRAPHANFFWLVGLTSWGKGCARPKQPGVYTSTQHFFNWFLGLCTGAAEVQQYLCTGTFEVESY; translated from the exons ATGAAAGTTCTGAttgtcctggtcctgctgggcctgtgctgctggcctgtgaGTGCCTCAGTGCAAAGCTGTGG GAGAAGCTGCGGGACCCGGCCCTTGGCTGAGCACCACGGGGTGTTGCGCGTCGTGGGCGGCAGCGATGCCTCCCCGGGAGCCTGGCCCTGGATCGTCAGCATCCAGCTTCCCGGGGCAGCGGGCAGCGGGCACATCTGCGGAGGCTCCCTCATCCATCCCCGgtgggtcctgaccgcaggacactgctttgacaagtacag GAACGTCCCGACATGGCGCATGGTGTTCGGGGCCACCCGGCTGTCTGAGCTGGGCCCCGAGGCCCAAGTGCGCAAGAGCAAGCGGCTGCTGATCCACGAGAGCTACCGCAGCGGCGCCTTCGAGAACGACAtcgccctgctggagctggacgaGCCCGTGCAGTGCAGCGACTACGTGCAGCTGGCCTGTGTGACTCACTTCTCCGACGTGGTGGTGTCGCAGCTCACAGACTGCCGCGTCGCTGGCTGGGGCTACACCGCAGAAGGCT ctgcagaaacatccgacgtgctgcaggaggccaaggtccGCCTCATCAATGTCaagctctgcaacagcagcGAGTGGTACGGAGGGGCCGTGcgcagctacaacctgtgtgctggCTACCCGCGGGGCGGCATCGacacctgccag ggtgacagcgggggcccgctcgtctgcagagctccacacgccaacttcttctggctcgtgggcctgaccagctgggggaaaggctgtgccagaccaaagcagcctggggtctacacctccacccagcacttcttcAACTGG TTCCTTGGCCTCTGCACCGgtgctgcagaagtgcagcAATACCTGTGCACTGGAACCTTTGAAGTGGAGAGTTACTGA